A genomic window from Yarrowia lipolytica chromosome 1D, complete sequence includes:
- a CDS encoding uncharacterized protein (Compare to YALI0D11924g, similar to uniprot|Q6CDX1 Yarrowia lipolytica YALI0B20548g), whose protein sequence is MEFPPEIVYNIFAHAELETCVDLREVSTLWYAAFNQLDARLLKQKVKERNPWLKPGEDGTELKTWRDCVRVFVGRLRSGKWTSIECLEDIKYPTELTEAISLNIDEVETTLPKDYKPLMVTREPQYNTMLKLDDNYYMDLHTLMARRSQPPSWQQDFVRTVEETDEVGVYDCDGVRVVVPIDMVTNETSWDVNEDMVVVYTAQDVWILPREYPDFRQGRGWKRSRTGITNRRVQRNMTSGYTFLVEDDDLLRVPQPMVLAVDLDNRRVLHIAETRDDKFDESHVDTDEVPKTNSFLSSDARVNSVYNGLLWMADCSPEGHTGLFPIFIDMKDIPEDDGSGTTRVSKMYYCKNRIMLFKKYMDSGFSSTPRQAQRYVLFFDNTVYFGGKKQESSFIVDLASWNVWLMKEDFELNQGSLFGRELFVGYSEGKLGAWMYSQDMIDIYKTRLLRMKMLYPRRGEYDVSRDRSLEDDFEVQDQLE, encoded by the coding sequence ATGGAATTCCCTCCGGAAATTGTGTACAATATATTTGCCCATGCCGAGCTCGAAACGTGTGTGGATTTGAGGGAAGTGAGTACCCTCTGGTACGCGGCATTCAACCAGCTGGATGCACGGCTCTTGAAGCAGAAAGTAAAAGAGAGGAACCCTTGGTTGAAgcctggagaagacggaaCGGAACTGAAAACATGGAGGGATTGTGTCCGGGTGTTTGTGGGACGTTTGCGGTCAGGTAAGTGGACGTCAATTGAGTGTCTCGAGGACATTAAATACCCTACGGAGCTGACAGAAGCGATTTCCTTGAATATTGACGAGGTAGAGACCACTCTTCCAAAAGATTACAAGCCTCTGATGGTCACGCGAGAGCCACAGTACAACACCATGTTGAAGCTGGATGACAATTACTACATGGACTTGCATACCCTGATGGCTCGTAGatctcagcctccttcatGGCAACAGGACTTTGTCAGGACAGTTGAAGAGACTGACGAAGTAGGAGTATACGACTGTGATGGTGTGAGAGTTGTTGTTCCGATAGACATGGTCACGAATGAAACAAGCTGGGACGTCAACGAAgacatggtggtggtgtacACCGCACAGGACGTGTGGATTTTGCCTCGAGAATACCCAGACTTTCGGCAAGGACGCGGATGGAAGCGTTCAAGAACGGGAATCACTAACCGAAGAGTTCAAAGAAATATGACCTCTGGTTATACGTTTTTGGTCGAGGATGATGATCTTTTGCGGGTTCCACAGCCAATGGTGCTTGCTGTCGATCTGGACAACCGACGAGTGCTTCACATTGCAGAGACACGAGATGACAAGTTTGATGAATCACATGTCGATACTGACGAGGTTCCCAAAACTAATTCGTTTCTATCGTCGGACGCAAGAGTTAACTCGGTTTATAATGGGCTCCTATGGATGGCAGACTGTTCTCCAGAAGGGCACACAGGGTTATTTCCCATTTTCATCGACATGAAAGATATTCCTGAGGACGATGGAAGTGGCACTACAAGAGTGAGCAAGATGTACTATTGTAAAAACCGGATCATGCTGTTCAAAAAGTACATGGACTCTGGCTTCTCTAGTACCCCACGGCAGGCTCAACGATACGTACTGTTTTTCGATAATACGGTGTATTTTGGGGGAAAGAAACAAGAATCTTCATTTATTGTGGATCTGGCTAGCTGGAATGTCTGGTTGATGAAAGAAGACTTTGAACTGAACCAAGGCTCTCTATTTGGACGAGAATTGTTTGTTGGATATTCAGAGGGAAAACTGGGAGCCTGGATGTACAGTCAGGATATGATCGATATCTACAAGACACGTTTACTGCGAATGAAGATGTTGTATCCACGCAGGGGGGAATATGACGTGAGCAGGGACAGGAGCCTGGAGGATGATTTTGAGGTACAGGACCAGTTGGAGTAG
- a CDS encoding uncharacterized protein (Compare to YALI0D11968g, similar to Saccharomyces cerevisiae VPS30 (YPL120W); ancestral locus Anc_8.615, similar to uniprot|Q02948 Saccharomyces cerevisiae YPL120w VPS30 involved in vacuolare protein sorting and autophagy singleton), with the protein MSLCQRCKLPLAYGDSLLDLNQAQMKTLQTKAEQNKPDGESNTNLDPQALDKFNRARETALKRGTMSGDSFVFLSQSQVGHTPPNPNNVKTTASDSNSISTRITALETLFDVISSTSSIDFPICTDCGDQIREGLKTRFEQTSKERDVFARFLNKLRDSDGEEEDLAVKQRELEKLEGEKEAALSELKSQEKELDELEKEIQALEKEKTDLESQEPRFWQLQNELYLDIEEHKQERDSLITQYRNLKDEQEKLSKVNVYNDAFCIGHDGYFGTINGLRLGRLKNRMVEWSEINAAWGQTLFLLATVCHKLGFKLSGYKLHPMGGVSRIDKYSDTDGVVTSQELFSSGDYSFERILNHKKLDNAMVSVLAVLQQIGEYVESLDPSLKLPYRISKDKIGGISIRLSINASNDSWTTACKYVLTNAKWLLAFTSTRR; encoded by the coding sequence ATGTCGCTATGTCAACGATGCAAGCTGCCGTTGGCGTACGGCGACTCGcttctggatctcaacCAGGCCCAAATGAAGACTCTACAGACTAAAGCTGAGCAGAACAAACCGGATGGAGAATCGAACACCAATCTTGATCCTCAGGCTCTGGACAAGTTCAACCGGGCACGGGAGACGGCTCTTAAACGTGGCACCATGTCCGGGGACTCGTTTGTCTTTCTGTCGCAATCTCAGGTCGGTCACACGCctcccaaccccaacaatgTGAAGACGACTGCCAGTGATTCCAACTCCATCAGCACACGTATCACGGCTTTAGAGACGTTGTTTGACGTCATCAGCTCCACGTCGTCGATTGACTTTCCCATCTGCACGGATTGCGGCGACCAAATTAGAGAAGGTCTCAAAACTCGATTTGAACAGACGTCCAAGGAGAGGGACGTGTTTGCTCGCttcctcaacaagctgAGAGACAGCGAcggcgaggaggaggatctggCGGTAAAACAGcgagagctggagaagctggagggTGAGAAGGAGGCGGCATTGTCTGAGCTCAAATCCCAGGAAAAGGAACTGGATGAATTAGAGAAAGAGATCCAGGCACTCGAAAAGGAGAAAACGGACCTCGAGTCGCAGGAGCCCCGGTTCTGGCAGCTGCAAAACGAGCTGTATCTCGACATTGAGGAACACAAGCAGGAGAGGGACTCCCTCATCACACAGTACAGAAACCTCAAGGATGAACAGGAAAAGCTGTCCAAGGTGAACGTATATAACGATGCCTTCTGCATTGGACACGATGGATACTTTGGCACCATCAACGGACTCCGACTCGGCCGACTCAAGAACCGAATGGTTGAATGGTCCGAAATCAACGCAGCTTGGGGGCAGACGCTGTTTCTACTGGCGACAGTGTGTCACAAACTGGGATTCAAGCTGTCCGGATACAAACTGCATCCCATGGGAGGAGTATCGCGAATAGACAAGTACTCGGATACAGATGGTGTGGTGACGAGCCAGGAGCTGTTCTCCTCAGGTGACTATTCGTTTGAACGAATTCTCAACCATAAGAAGCTCGATAATGCCATGGTCTCTGTTCTGGCAGTGCTACAGCAAATTGGAGAGTATGTGGAGTCTCTGGATCCGTCGTTGAAGTTGCCATATCGGATTTCAAAGGACAAGATTGGAGGCATCAGTATCAGACTGTCTATTAATGCTTCTAATGACTCGTGGACAACTGCTTGCAAATATGTCTTGACGAATGCAAAATGGCTGTTGGCTTTTACTAGCACGAGAAGGTGA